From the Candidatus Omnitrophota bacterium genome, one window contains:
- the polA gene encoding DNA polymerase I — protein MPKSRLFLIDAHALCYRSFFAVKSLTTSYGQPTNAVVGFLNTLKKILKDYQPEYIAACFDVGKKTHRQERFSEYKVHRPSMPDDLISQIPLIKELVLAYNIPFFELEGFEADDVIATISRKAAKKDVEVMIVSGDKDMFQLVDDNIKIFDYRKGEIIDIQKAKDIYGFDPERMVDYIGLAGDKTDNIPGVMGIGKVTATQLIQLYGDLENILKNLDQLKSQKIAEKIRDQKDQAMMSKELAILDDRVPIDFQLKDAKRIESDKEQLFKLFQKLEFRKLAEEVSVPCVNNKKVSVKTLDTKKEINDLCQKIKKNKIFSFVINAVKDDLLQSTNVAVAFDETKVFFVSLKDIGYLKEVFESDNIIKVCHNVKQDLKALSAQSINLDGEIFDVLLAAYLLEPSQAGKDIASLLWKYLKVAVSERDDIGAQAGYLIRLFSVLRKELEEKFLLKLFNEIEIPLARVLFCVEREGVLLDLKFLHKLSIQMAKEIDLLRKKIYTLATEEFNLNSPKQLSYILFEKLKLPVIKKIKTGFSTNEDVLHRLAETHELPKLILSYRHLAKLTSTYVDALPKMVDPKTSRIHAEFDQAGTETGRLSSRNPNLQNIPIRTEFGRQIRKAFVARDSNHVILSADYSQIELRILAHLSKDKALIDAFKNGEDIHAFTAASIFNVKESEVDSEMRVAAKRVNFGIVYGISAFGLAKDLGVSQNEAQQFIDKYFLRYPDVSKFMQEEIQKAEKNGFVLTLLNRRRYMPEIHSDNMMVRQFAQRQAINTPVQGSAADLIKLAMINVQEAIEKKKLKSKMIITVHDELVFDILKSEKDQMVHLIKEQMESPLKLSVPIKVSIKIGNNWLETKEVAI, from the coding sequence ATGCCAAAATCTCGTCTTTTTTTAATTGATGCGCATGCGCTTTGTTATCGGTCTTTTTTTGCTGTTAAGAGCCTGACTACAAGTTATGGTCAGCCTACGAATGCGGTTGTCGGATTTTTGAACACATTAAAGAAGATTTTAAAGGATTATCAGCCAGAGTATATTGCTGCGTGTTTTGATGTTGGAAAGAAAACGCATCGTCAGGAGAGATTTTCTGAATATAAAGTGCACCGTCCATCAATGCCAGATGATTTGATTAGCCAGATTCCTTTGATTAAAGAATTGGTTTTGGCGTATAATATTCCGTTTTTTGAGTTAGAAGGGTTTGAAGCAGATGATGTGATTGCAACAATTTCAAGGAAAGCGGCTAAAAAAGATGTTGAGGTTATGATTGTCAGCGGTGACAAAGACATGTTTCAGTTAGTCGATGATAATATAAAGATTTTTGATTATCGAAAAGGCGAAATTATTGATATTCAAAAAGCTAAAGATATTTATGGATTTGATCCGGAAAGAATGGTTGATTATATTGGTCTTGCAGGGGATAAGACGGACAACATTCCTGGTGTCATGGGTATCGGAAAGGTAACGGCAACACAGCTGATTCAGCTATACGGAGATCTTGAGAATATTCTCAAAAATCTCGATCAGTTAAAATCTCAAAAAATAGCTGAGAAAATACGTGATCAAAAAGATCAAGCGATGATGAGCAAGGAGTTAGCTATTTTAGATGATCGTGTTCCGATTGATTTTCAGTTAAAAGATGCTAAAAGAATCGAGTCAGACAAGGAACAATTATTTAAGTTATTCCAGAAGCTAGAGTTTCGAAAACTTGCCGAAGAAGTATCCGTTCCTTGTGTAAATAATAAAAAAGTTTCTGTTAAGACCCTTGATACAAAAAAAGAGATTAATGATCTTTGCCAGAAAATTAAGAAGAACAAAATTTTTTCATTTGTAATAAACGCTGTTAAAGATGATTTGCTTCAATCGACTAATGTGGCAGTTGCCTTTGATGAGACAAAAGTTTTCTTTGTTTCCTTAAAGGATATCGGGTATCTAAAAGAGGTTTTTGAGTCTGATAACATTATAAAAGTATGTCACAATGTTAAGCAAGATCTAAAAGCTTTATCAGCGCAAAGTATCAATCTTGACGGTGAAATCTTTGATGTTCTTCTTGCGGCTTATCTTTTAGAGCCTTCTCAAGCAGGTAAAGATATTGCATCTTTGCTGTGGAAATATTTAAAAGTTGCAGTCTCTGAAAGGGACGATATTGGCGCTCAGGCTGGATACTTAATTCGTTTGTTTTCTGTTCTTCGAAAAGAGCTGGAAGAGAAATTTCTTCTAAAGTTATTTAATGAGATTGAGATTCCGCTGGCGCGTGTTTTATTTTGTGTAGAGCGAGAAGGGGTTTTGTTAGATCTAAAGTTTTTACACAAACTATCGATCCAGATGGCTAAAGAAATTGATCTTTTAAGAAAAAAAATCTATACGTTGGCAACCGAAGAGTTTAACCTTAATTCGCCAAAGCAGTTGAGTTATATTTTATTTGAGAAGCTGAAGCTTCCGGTTATTAAAAAGATAAAAACAGGATTTTCAACTAATGAAGATGTTTTGCATAGACTTGCAGAAACTCATGAGCTTCCCAAATTAATTTTAAGTTATCGGCATTTGGCAAAGCTAACATCAACATATGTTGATGCTCTACCTAAAATGGTTGATCCTAAAACATCACGTATTCATGCTGAATTTGATCAAGCAGGAACAGAAACAGGTCGGCTAAGTTCACGAAATCCGAATTTGCAGAATATTCCTATTCGGACAGAATTTGGACGCCAGATTCGAAAAGCATTTGTTGCCCGAGATAGCAATCATGTTATTCTTTCGGCTGATTATTCACAGATTGAATTACGCATATTGGCACATTTGTCAAAAGACAAAGCCTTGATTGATGCATTTAAAAATGGCGAAGATATCCATGCGTTTACAGCAGCCTCTATTTTTAATGTGAAAGAATCTGAAGTTGATTCTGAGATGCGCGTTGCGGCCAAGAGAGTAAATTTTGGTATTGTTTATGGAATCAGTGCTTTTGGTTTAGCTAAAGATTTAGGTGTTAGTCAAAATGAAGCTCAACAGTTTATTGATAAGTATTTTTTGCGTTATCCTGATGTTTCTAAATTTATGCAGGAAGAAATCCAAAAGGCCGAAAAAAATGGATTTGTTTTAACGTTGTTAAATCGAAGACGATATATGCCAGAAATCCATAGTGATAACATGATGGTTCGACAGTTTGCTCAGAGACAAGCAATTAATACACCTGTTCAGGGTTCGGCTGCAGATTTAATTAAACTTGCGATGATTAATGTGCAGGAAGCGATTGAAAAAAAGAAATTGAAATCAAAAATGATTATTACTGTTCATGATGAATTAGTTTTTGATATTTTAAAGAGCGAGAAAGATCAGATGGTTCATCTGATTAAAGAGCAGATGGAGAGCCCGTTGAAGCTATCTGTTCCAATCAAAGTAAGTATTAAAATAGGGAATAATTGGCTTGAAACTAAGGAGGTAGCGATTTGA
- a CDS encoding FAD-dependent oxidoreductase, with the protein MKRIVIIGNSLMSIAAIEEIRSVDQESEIVLFCPEGVLPYDRSCVSSILSEKLSSEDAYCKPASYFSEKRINIVLDKKIVKVHPKRKRIIFEDKNQESFDTLVIEDSGLLEVVDVEGAKKQGVFSLSTVSDAEKISKAAGLCDVVIIQPTSLSTLEAAVYLKNLNKEVIVVCPEESLLSSIVGKGAGDFLANYLKEIGIRIILNNALVEVLGEGEAKAIRLKTGKVLESQLVILEKTRKELFFFSVDENLAEQNSFYTKVGDIFIDSSFEILSKGQSAEDSDISNLSLDEKGKMIGAAIADHRQSYQQPFKKVIFSLGDLSGCVLGSLENESAVEYEQIDRVNRTYKKIFVADDRVAGAVLINFAQEVVQAEDIIKNKINISQLSGHALELKKNNEHCECNPFQSNSTPEVERVSVVSSQQNFADVADSHNIPEAQTEDGVYSADH; encoded by the coding sequence ATGAAACGAATTGTTATTATTGGTAATTCTTTGATGAGCATTGCAGCGATTGAAGAGATCCGCAGCGTTGATCAGGAAAGCGAAATTGTTCTCTTTTGTCCAGAAGGTGTTTTGCCGTATGATCGAAGTTGTGTGTCATCTATTTTAAGTGAAAAGCTTTCTTCGGAAGATGCTTATTGTAAGCCTGCGAGTTATTTTAGTGAAAAAAGGATTAATATTGTTCTCGACAAGAAGATTGTTAAAGTTCATCCGAAGCGAAAGCGTATTATTTTTGAGGATAAAAATCAGGAATCGTTTGATACCTTGGTGATTGAAGATTCTGGGTTGCTTGAGGTTGTTGATGTAGAGGGGGCGAAAAAACAAGGCGTTTTCTCGCTGTCTACGGTTAGCGATGCCGAAAAAATTTCAAAAGCTGCGGGGTTGTGTGATGTCGTTATTATTCAGCCTACTAGCCTTTCGACACTAGAGGCCGCTGTTTATTTAAAAAATCTAAATAAAGAAGTGATTGTTGTTTGTCCTGAGGAGTCTTTGCTTTCGAGCATTGTTGGTAAAGGGGCAGGTGATTTCTTAGCAAATTATCTAAAAGAAATTGGAATTCGTATTATTTTAAATAATGCGCTTGTGGAAGTTTTAGGCGAAGGTGAGGCAAAAGCAATTCGTTTAAAAACAGGAAAGGTTTTAGAAAGCCAGCTTGTTATTTTAGAAAAGACCAGAAAGGAACTGTTCTTTTTTTCTGTGGATGAAAACTTAGCTGAGCAGAACAGTTTTTATACAAAAGTTGGGGATATTTTTATTGATAGTAGTTTTGAGATTTTAAGCAAAGGACAGAGCGCAGAGGATTCGGACATATCAAATCTTTCGCTTGATGAAAAAGGCAAGATGATCGGAGCCGCTATTGCAGATCATCGGCAGTCGTATCAACAGCCTTTTAAAAAGGTTATTTTTTCTTTAGGAGATTTAAGTGGTTGCGTTTTAGGTAGTTTGGAAAATGAAAGCGCTGTAGAATATGAGCAAATTGATAGGGTCAACAGAACTTACAAGAAGATTTTTGTTGCCGATGATAGGGTTGCAGGTGCTGTGTTGATTAATTTTGCTCAGGAAGTTGTGCAAGCAGAAGATATTATAAAAAATAAAATTAACATTTCACAATTATCTGGTCATGCATTAGAATTAAAGAAGAATAATGAGCATTGTGAGTGCAATCCTTTTCAATCTAATAGCACGCCAGAAGTAGAGCGAGTTTCCGTTGTGAGCAGTCAACAAAATTTTGCTGATGTCGCAGATTCACATAATATTCCTGAAGCTCAAACGGAAGATGGTGTGTATAGTGCAGACCATTAA
- a CDS encoding tetratricopeptide repeat protein, with product MRTFSLALILFFIPIIFQTQVFGEIDEKFEKYRMHGLIAQQEGLLQESLDYYMKALKIDSTTPEIYNDLGIVNERMGDLYEAKRNYFKALEINENYLPAYSNLAYLYKKQGDFITAIEYFKKRMKLGGPKDPWTKEAGDQLRYLSEFSPELKKWIMAIETDMLSKEVKAISDVLSEVEKENFDKQVVSVKEYVAQAQAYEKDGLYKAALAQCDRALSLVPENAKLTDYRKTIVLKLKAEEIRNRVDTALQKLESGDTDSSEEDFRKILTIIPSE from the coding sequence ATGAGAACCTTTTCTTTAGCTCTTATCTTATTTTTTATTCCTATTATTTTTCAAACACAAGTATTTGGCGAAATTGATGAAAAGTTTGAGAAATATCGTATGCATGGTCTAATAGCTCAGCAAGAGGGATTGCTTCAAGAATCTCTTGATTATTATATGAAGGCTTTAAAGATTGATTCAACGACCCCAGAAATTTATAATGATCTTGGTATTGTTAATGAACGTATGGGTGATTTGTATGAAGCAAAGCGTAATTATTTTAAGGCACTTGAGATTAACGAAAATTATCTTCCAGCATATTCAAACCTTGCCTATTTGTATAAGAAACAAGGGGATTTTATAACAGCGATAGAGTATTTTAAAAAGCGTATGAAATTAGGCGGCCCCAAGGATCCCTGGACAAAGGAAGCGGGTGATCAATTAAGATATTTAAGTGAGTTTTCGCCAGAGTTAAAGAAGTGGATTATGGCGATTGAAACAGATATGCTTTCTAAGGAAGTAAAGGCAATATCTGATGTTTTGTCTGAGGTAGAGAAAGAAAATTTTGACAAACAAGTGGTGAGCGTTAAGGAATATGTTGCACAGGCTCAAGCATATGAAAAAGATGGCCTTTATAAAGCTGCGTTAGCGCAGTGCGATAGAGCCCTATCTCTTGTCCCCGAGAATGCTAAGCTGACAGATTATCGAAAGACGATTGTTCTAAAATTAAAAGCAGAGGAAATTAGAAACAGAGTTGATACAGCGTTGCAAAAGTTAGAATCCGGTGACACCGATTCCTCAGAAGAAGATTTTCGCAAGATACTTACCATTATCCCAAGCGAGTAA
- a CDS encoding cyclodeaminase/cyclohydrolase family protein yields MTQYKNYSLSKYLDCLSSKDPAPGGGSAAALVSATGASLVSMVARYSLGPKQSKSVRLKIKTILNKSEKLRQRLLVLVDLDAEAYLQVVKARKGTLAQKKKANKKACDIPLEICRLSYAAVQLTPFLAEKGNPYLLSDVTCAVEMLLAGFQSAMANVEANQ; encoded by the coding sequence ATGACACAATATAAGAATTATTCGTTGTCCAAATATCTTGATTGTCTTTCATCAAAAGATCCTGCTCCTGGGGGAGGATCGGCCGCAGCTCTTGTTTCGGCAACAGGGGCAAGTCTCGTTTCAATGGTTGCGCGTTATTCTTTAGGACCTAAGCAATCTAAGTCTGTTCGATTAAAGATTAAGACTATTTTGAATAAAAGCGAGAAGCTTCGACAGCGTTTGTTAGTTTTAGTTGATCTAGATGCAGAAGCGTATCTTCAGGTTGTTAAGGCGCGCAAAGGAACTTTAGCACAAAAGAAGAAGGCGAATAAAAAAGCATGCGATATTCCTTTGGAAATTTGTCGTTTATCTTATGCCGCAGTTCAGCTAACTCCGTTTTTAGCAGAAAAGGGTAATCCTTATTTGTTAAGTGATGTTACATGCGCAGTTGAGATGTTGCTTGCTGGATTTCAATCAGCGATGGCCAATGTAGAGGCAAATCAATAA
- a CDS encoding bifunctional 5,10-methylenetetrahydrofolate dehydrogenase/5,10-methenyltetrahydrofolate cyclohydrolase has translation MSAQLLDGKNLAKNLQEKIRLEILDLESKAGKVPVVVNIMIGDNHAACAYAKSQQKVAQHVGIDYRLDILDKNVTQADLLKYIEQLNKNFEVNGIMVHKPVPKQINHQEASNYIDMTKDLEGVNISNIGKMLLGRTNIIPCTPAAVMEHIKSTGIDLRGKEVVVVGHSEIVGKPLSLLLLQKMATVTICHVATSEAGKLSDHIARADVLIVAVGKAELIKGSWIKQGAVVIDVGINRVDSKIVGDVEFDVAKKKASFITPVPGGVGPVTVVMLMKNALEAFKYQIKDG, from the coding sequence ATGAGTGCACAATTATTAGACGGTAAAAATTTAGCGAAGAATTTACAAGAAAAAATTCGCTTAGAAATTCTAGATTTAGAGTCTAAAGCAGGAAAAGTTCCCGTTGTGGTTAATATTATGATTGGCGATAATCATGCGGCTTGTGCGTATGCAAAATCTCAACAAAAAGTTGCTCAGCACGTGGGCATTGATTATAGGCTTGATATTTTGGATAAGAATGTTACTCAGGCTGATCTTTTAAAGTATATAGAGCAACTAAATAAAAATTTTGAGGTTAATGGCATCATGGTTCATAAGCCTGTGCCAAAACAAATTAATCATCAGGAGGCATCTAATTATATTGATATGACGAAAGATTTGGAAGGGGTTAATATTAGCAATATTGGGAAGATGCTTCTTGGTCGGACTAATATTATCCCGTGTACACCTGCAGCGGTAATGGAGCATATCAAATCAACAGGCATTGATTTGCGAGGCAAAGAAGTTGTTGTTGTTGGTCATAGCGAGATTGTTGGAAAGCCTCTTAGTCTTTTGCTTTTGCAAAAAATGGCAACTGTCACTATCTGTCATGTTGCAACGAGTGAAGCAGGAAAACTTTCTGATCATATTGCCAGGGCAGATGTTTTGATTGTTGCTGTTGGAAAAGCAGAATTGATTAAAGGAAGCTGGATCAAACAAGGTGCGGTTGTCATTGATGTTGGCATTAATCGGGTTGATTCAAAGATTGTTGGAGATGTGGAATTTGATGTTGCTAAAAAGAAAGCGTCATTTATTACGCCTGTTCCTGGCGGAGTTGGACCTGTTACAGTTGTTATGTTAATGAAGAATGCTCTTGAAGCATTTAAATATCAAATAAAGGATGGTTAA